A genomic stretch from Aedes albopictus strain Foshan chromosome 2, AalbF5, whole genome shotgun sequence includes:
- the LOC115254903 gene encoding uncharacterized protein LOC115254903: MAKFTANLYRMNASHLEQSELEYELILRGLLVSEIRQDNERRLRSALRDDEKENRDYLSWRGILEECALIENRLKDIEEQIIHQANITSKSRLYHYYLRLRRCQVQSPNEEETRYVLVSVIKEMLLRYFNELIDNKDELYMQTTMNSNHSGLTRPEVGQTRPLRASDPGENQRPTGTIPRTTNQTRRVAFLSSTRENEDSVGSSGDSIIEDLLVLNSPIAEVENPLLNLTGALPTAANRQSEFVTQTDQVAQGDRGNRFSRSPRPPVFVSGFQPNGEERTNLPQSSRTEEYVHISQIESYVQRCVTAILGNQRSDQTPTNRVDLVTNQLRNFNIDEREVQHFSRPQETPRSTYTATSRRSNDLREFSVIPGNLNLPQCLTSTQRLTNVALNRSVPNEPDSRPFAQSNAQDGNNVLRNPFDQSFNARNYRKPPHHLCKIIGTWPKFCGDNNTVPLVSFLRTIDMLCRSYEVDKEELKPHAHLLFTGDAYTWYTTYVDRFTNWDTLLYYLTIRYDNPNRDRYIKEEMRNRKQKPNELFSAFLTEIEALSQRLISPMSEIEKFDIVVENMKISYKRRLALEDIRSIEDLAQKCYRFDALESNLFSPKSRGTNAEIHALGTGEEDSEEEFVNAINSKGNRQKAKLTENKYIREQNTEDVVSGMVCWNCYGTDHIWKFCPEEKRIFCHVCGYAGKTSTNCPNNHPINSTFPKGTKNGLQENA; encoded by the coding sequence ATGGCTAAATTTACGGCTAACCTGTATCGAATGAATGCGTCTCATTTAGAGCAAAGTGAGCTAGAATACGAGTTGATTTTGCGCGGATTATTGGTTTCGGAAATCAGACAGGACAATGAGCGTCGACTGCGATCGGCATTGCGAGATGATGAAAAGGAAAATCGTGACTATCTGTCTTGGCGAGGAATTTTAGAGGAGTGTGCATTAATCGAAAATCGTTTGAAAGATATCGAAGAGCAGATTATACATCAGGCTAACATAACTTCTAAATCCCGACTGTACCATTATTATCTCAGACTTCGGAGGTGTCAGGTTCAAAGCCCTAATGAAGAGGAAACCCGTTACGTTTTAGTAAGTGTCATCAAGGAAATGTTGCTAAGATATTTTAACGAGTTGATCGACAATAAGGATGAACTATACATGCAGACGACTATGAATTCGAACCATTCGGGCTTAACTAGACCAGAAGTAGGGCAGACCAGACCGTTACGCGCGTCAGACCCCGGAGAAAATCAAAGGCCTACTGGAACGATTCCGAGGACAACTAACCAAACGCGTCGCGTGGCGTTTCTATCTTCAACTAGGGAAAATGAGGACAGTGTCGGTTCGAGTGGTGATAGTATTATCGAAGATTTGCTGGTTTTAAATTCACCAATCGCTGAAGTTGAAAACCCCCTGTTAAACCTAACTGGGGCGTTGCCAACTGCGGCTAATCGACAATCAGAGTTTGTGACTCAAACGGATCAAGTCGCACAAGGGGATCGTGGAAATCGATTTTCTCGTTCACCACGACCTCCTGTTTTCGTCAGTGGTTTTCAACCGAATGGCGAAGAGCGCACAAACTTACCGCAGTCTTCAAGAACTGAAGAATATGTTCATATTTCTCAGATTGAGTCCTATGTCCAAAGATGCGTCACTGCCATCTTGGGAAACCAAAGGTCGGATCAGACTCCTACCAATAGGGTGGACCTGGTAACCAACCAACTTCGAAATTTCAATATTGATGAGAGAGAAGTACAACATTTTTCGAGACCTCAGGAGACTCCTAGGTCAACGTATACGGCCACATCGAGGAGGTCGAATGACTTGAGGGAGTTTTCAGTAATTCCGGGGAATTTAAATTTGCCTCAGTGCTTAACGAGTACGCAGAGGTTGACAAACGTGGCCTTAAACCGATCTGTGCCCAATGAGCCGGATAGTCGTCCATTTGCTCAATCAAATGCTCAGGACGGAAACAATGTTTTGAGAAATCCATTTGATCAATCATTCAATGCAAGGAATTACAGAAAACCACCTCATCATTTGTGTAAAATTATCGGCACTTGGCCGAAATTTTGTGGGGACAATAACACGGTGCCTCTAGTGTCCTTTCTGAGGACAATCGATATGCTTTGTAGGTCGTACGAAGTGGATAAGGAGGAATTAAAACCCCACGCTCACCTATTGTTCACGGGGGATGCGTATACGTGGTACACGACCTATGTTGATCGTTTCACTAATTGGGACACCCTGTTGTACTATCTGACTATCAGGTACGACAACCCTAACCGGGACAGATACATCAAAGAGGAGATGAGAAATCGTAAGCAGAAGCCTAATGAGTTATTTAGTGCTTTTCTGACGGAGATTGAAGCCTTGTCCCAAAGATTGATAAGTCCTATGAGCGAAATTGAAAAGTTTGATATTGTAGTGGAAAACATGAAAATTTCCTACAAGAGAAGACTTGCTCTTGAGGACATCCGCTCAATTGAAGACCTAGCACAAAAGTGCTATCGATTTGATGCATTAGAATCGAACTTGTTCAGCCCAAAGTCAAGGGGCACCAATGCTGAAATACACGCATTGGGAACCGGGGAAGAAGACTCTGAAGAAGAATTCGTGAACGCCataaattctaaaggaaatcgtcaGAAGGCTAAACTGACTGAGAATAAGTACATCAGAGAACAAAACACTGAGGACGTAGTCAGTGGCATGGTGTGTTGGAACTGTTACGGAACTGACCATATTTGGAAATTCTGCCCCGAAGAAAAAAGAATTTTCTGCCATGTTTGCGGATATGCGGGAAAAACGTCCACAAACTGTCCCAATAATCATCCGATCAATTCAACATTCCCTAAAGGAACAAAAAACGGACTTCAGGAGAATGCTTAA